A genome region from Baekduia alba includes the following:
- a CDS encoding UDP-glucuronic acid decarboxylase family protein, translating to MATCLVTGGAGFLGSHLCDELLRRGNRVICVDNLETGSLTNIEHIRVPEFTLLHKDIVEPYFVDEQIDFVYHLASPASPIDYLRLPLQTLKVGSHGTHHSLGLAKAHRARFLIASTSEVYGDPQVHPQPESYWGHVNPIGPRGVYDEAKRYAEALTMAYHRQQGVDTAIIRIFNTYGPRMRPNDGRAIPTFMRQALTGKPITVFGDGSQTRSFTYVDDLIAGMIKLAESGYHDPVNVGNPNEFTLLELAEAVIDITGSSSEIVYEALPTDDPKIRQPNIDLAKEVLGWEPTVQLRDGLQRTLDESGVDMLVGAAR from the coding sequence ATGGCTACCTGTCTGGTCACCGGCGGCGCCGGCTTCCTCGGCTCGCACCTGTGCGACGAGCTGCTGCGTCGGGGCAACCGCGTCATCTGCGTGGACAACCTCGAGACCGGCTCGCTGACCAACATCGAGCACATCCGCGTGCCTGAGTTCACGCTCCTGCACAAGGACATCGTGGAGCCGTACTTCGTCGACGAGCAGATCGACTTCGTCTACCACCTCGCGTCGCCGGCCTCGCCGATCGACTACCTGCGCCTGCCGCTGCAGACGCTGAAGGTCGGCTCGCACGGCACGCACCACTCGCTCGGCCTCGCCAAGGCGCACCGCGCCCGCTTCCTGATCGCGTCGACCTCCGAGGTCTACGGCGACCCGCAGGTCCACCCGCAGCCCGAGAGCTACTGGGGCCACGTCAACCCGATCGGCCCGCGCGGCGTCTACGACGAGGCCAAGCGCTACGCCGAGGCGCTGACGATGGCCTACCACCGCCAGCAGGGCGTGGACACGGCGATCATCCGCATCTTCAACACCTACGGCCCGCGCATGCGCCCCAACGACGGCCGCGCGATCCCGACGTTCATGCGCCAGGCGCTCACCGGCAAGCCGATCACGGTCTTCGGCGACGGCTCGCAGACCCGGTCGTTCACCTACGTCGACGACCTGATCGCGGGCATGATCAAGCTCGCCGAGTCCGGCTACCACGACCCCGTCAACGTCGGCAACCCCAACGAGTTCACGCTCCTGGAGCTGGCCGAGGCCGTCATCGACATCACCGGCTCGAGCTCGGAGATCGTCTACGAGGCGCTGCCCACCGACGACCCGAAGATCCGCCAGCCGAACATCGACCTGGCCAAGGAAGTCCTGGGCTGGGAGCCCACCGTGCAGCTGCGCGACGGCCTGCAGCGGACGCTCGACGAGTCGGGCGTCGACATGCTCGTCGGCGCCGCGCGGTAG
- a CDS encoding bifunctional metallophosphatase/5'-nucleotidase, which produces MPRILLALAAALVLAAAPAVADANGGPHGHGHHGHHGHGHHPPKPPKTVDLQVLGINDLHGNLEPTLVSGAAAGGVSYLGTYLAQAKAANPKGTIAVHAGDTVGASPLISSWFHDEPTIEATNLMHLDAGTLGNHEFDEGGTEMLRLIKGGHRDDGKQFKDGVDTSDPNFPGADYPYVSANVTYADSGRYVLPPFTIVRREGIPVGIIGVTTTETPGIVVPDAVAPFTFGDISDAVNKQVRVLHRLGVHTIVVLAHAGGFQDPGKPVAGEILDETAQMDPDVDLVVAGHTHSFLNTKVNNALVVQAYKYGTAFDKVTLTVNRRTRDVTASKADVVTTYDKDVTPQSDLATLVQTFKDRIAPVSSRQVGTSAAEATRTQNAAGESALGDLIADAQAHEAGSQLALMNPGGIRADLKAGQLTFGDLFAVQPFDNGLVKMTLTGAQIKAILEQQFQAAGDKVLQISGIKETYDRSRADGDRVTALTLADGTALDPAASYSVAANSFLATGGDGFTVFEQGTGVTSLGTDIDAFEHYVESLPQPFPIPNPSTEQRITRTGG; this is translated from the coding sequence GTGCCCCGGATCCTGCTCGCCCTCGCCGCCGCTCTCGTCCTCGCCGCCGCGCCCGCGGTCGCCGACGCCAACGGCGGTCCCCACGGCCATGGCCACCACGGCCACCACGGGCACGGCCACCACCCGCCGAAGCCGCCGAAGACCGTCGACCTCCAGGTCCTCGGCATCAACGACCTCCACGGCAACCTCGAGCCGACGCTCGTCTCCGGCGCGGCCGCCGGCGGCGTCTCCTACCTCGGCACCTACCTCGCGCAGGCCAAGGCCGCCAACCCGAAGGGGACGATCGCCGTCCACGCGGGCGACACGGTCGGCGCCTCGCCGCTGATCTCGTCCTGGTTCCACGACGAGCCGACGATCGAGGCGACCAACCTCATGCACCTCGACGCCGGCACGCTCGGCAACCACGAGTTCGACGAGGGCGGGACCGAGATGCTGCGCCTGATCAAGGGCGGCCACCGCGACGACGGCAAGCAGTTCAAGGACGGCGTCGACACCTCCGACCCGAACTTCCCGGGTGCCGACTACCCCTACGTCTCGGCCAACGTCACCTATGCGGACTCCGGCCGCTACGTCCTGCCGCCGTTCACGATCGTCCGCCGCGAGGGCATCCCGGTCGGCATCATCGGCGTCACCACGACCGAGACGCCGGGCATCGTCGTCCCCGACGCGGTCGCGCCGTTCACGTTCGGCGACATCAGCGACGCCGTCAACAAGCAGGTCAGGGTCCTGCACCGGCTCGGCGTCCACACGATCGTCGTGCTCGCCCACGCGGGCGGCTTCCAGGATCCGGGCAAGCCCGTCGCCGGCGAGATCCTCGACGAGACCGCGCAGATGGACCCGGACGTCGACCTCGTCGTCGCCGGCCACACGCACAGCTTCCTGAACACCAAGGTCAACAACGCGCTGGTCGTCCAGGCCTACAAGTACGGCACCGCGTTCGACAAGGTCACGCTGACCGTGAACCGCAGGACGCGCGACGTCACCGCGTCCAAGGCCGACGTCGTCACGACCTACGACAAGGACGTGACGCCGCAGAGCGACCTCGCCACGCTCGTCCAGACGTTCAAGGACCGCATCGCGCCCGTCTCGTCGCGTCAGGTCGGCACGTCGGCCGCCGAGGCGACGCGGACGCAGAACGCCGCCGGCGAGAGCGCCCTCGGCGACCTGATCGCCGACGCCCAGGCCCACGAGGCCGGCTCGCAGCTCGCGCTGATGAACCCGGGCGGGATCCGCGCCGACCTCAAGGCGGGCCAGCTGACGTTCGGCGACCTGTTCGCGGTCCAGCCGTTCGACAACGGCCTCGTGAAGATGACCCTCACCGGCGCGCAGATCAAGGCGATCCTCGAGCAGCAGTTCCAGGCCGCCGGCGACAAGGTCCTCCAGATCTCCGGCATCAAGGAGACCTACGACCGCTCGCGGGCCGACGGAGACCGCGTCACGGCGCTCACGCTCGCCGACGGCACCGCGCTGGACCCCGCGGCGTCCTACTCCGTGGCGGCCAACAGCTTCCTGGCCACCGGCGGCGACGGCTTCACGGTCTTCGAGCAGGGCACGGGCGTGACGTCGCTGGGCACCGACATCGACGCGTTCGAGCACTACGTGGAGTCGCTGCCGCAGCCGTTCCCGATCCCGAACCCCTCGACCGAACAGCGCATCACCCGGACGGGCGGCTAG
- a CDS encoding molybdenum cofactor biosynthesis protein MoaE, translated as MKVSVRLFAGLRERAGRDELELDLPDGARVADALAQVQHLAPGVSLVLAVNREYADVDMVLNAGDELAVVPPVSGGAVLDGPLSLDAVAARVADPRAGAVVTFSGTTRDVEFLDYEAYAEMAAAKIDAIVAEAVARHGLCAAAADHRYGRVPLGEASVLVAASAPHRPEAFAGAREIIDRIKAEAPIWKREEGAWVEGTVPPAPAVAPAEEEPAAPRGPVLDVAVDARLEHGARVLVVHGAAEAVARVGWLGGRFHQLRCEEPLPALARNATVELRRLGDDELLGEATVLDPDAQRHGATNDALVRLVALERGLTPSADASIAPPPLDAEALALERRYVAARHQPPRDAELSPAERAALFALREAGRVVLLERGRHVHVDFAA; from the coding sequence GTGAAGGTCAGCGTCAGGCTGTTCGCGGGGTTGCGGGAGCGCGCGGGTCGGGACGAGCTGGAGCTCGACCTCCCCGACGGCGCCCGCGTGGCCGACGCGCTGGCCCAGGTCCAGCACCTCGCCCCGGGCGTGTCGCTCGTGCTGGCCGTCAACCGCGAGTACGCCGATGTCGACATGGTGTTGAACGCCGGCGACGAGCTGGCGGTCGTCCCGCCCGTCAGCGGCGGCGCGGTGCTCGACGGGCCGCTGTCGCTCGACGCGGTCGCGGCGCGGGTCGCCGATCCCCGCGCCGGCGCGGTCGTCACCTTCAGCGGGACCACGCGCGACGTGGAGTTCCTGGACTACGAGGCCTACGCCGAGATGGCCGCGGCGAAGATCGACGCGATCGTCGCCGAGGCGGTCGCGCGCCACGGCCTGTGCGCCGCAGCCGCCGACCACCGCTACGGCCGCGTGCCGCTGGGCGAGGCGTCGGTGCTGGTCGCCGCCAGCGCGCCGCACCGGCCCGAGGCCTTCGCCGGCGCGCGGGAGATCATCGACCGGATCAAGGCCGAGGCGCCGATCTGGAAGCGCGAGGAGGGCGCGTGGGTGGAAGGGACGGTGCCGCCGGCGCCCGCCGTCGCGCCCGCCGAGGAGGAGCCCGCCGCGCCGCGCGGCCCGGTCCTCGACGTCGCCGTCGACGCGCGCCTGGAGCACGGCGCGCGCGTCCTCGTCGTCCACGGCGCCGCCGAGGCGGTCGCGCGCGTCGGCTGGCTCGGCGGCCGCTTCCACCAGCTGCGCTGCGAGGAGCCGCTGCCGGCGCTCGCGCGCAACGCGACCGTCGAGCTGCGCCGCCTCGGCGACGACGAGCTGCTCGGCGAGGCGACGGTCCTCGACCCCGACGCCCAGCGCCACGGGGCGACCAACGACGCGCTGGTCCGCCTCGTCGCGCTGGAACGCGGCCTGACGCCGTCCGCCGACGCCTCGATCGCGCCGCCGCCGCTGGACGCCGAGGCGCTCGCGCTGGAGCGGCGCTACGTCGCGGCGCGCCACCAGCCGCCGCGCGACGCCGAGCTCTCGCCCGCCGAGCGCGCCGCGCTCTTCGCGCTGCGCGAGGCCGGCCGCGTCGTGCTGCTGGAGCGCGGGCGCCACGTGCACGTCGACTTCGCAGCGTAA
- a CDS encoding acyl-CoA mutase large subunit family protein — MATTPAEERLTVAPIVGPDDPRRFTDSGIEIKQLYTADDLPDKLELGEPGEFPYIRGPHREMYRKQFWTMRQYAGYASAKESNERYRYLLSKGGTGLSMAFDLPTQLGLDSDNPRCLGEVGRTGVAIDTIDDMRTAFDGIPLDQVSTSMTINAPAACLMLLYELVGEEQGVPSQQLRGTTQNDVLKEYIARGNYIYPPVPTMRLTTDLFAYCKENIPKWNTVSISGYHFREKGCSAVQEVAFTLSSGIAYVQAAVDAGLAVDDFAPRLAFFFNGHNNVFQEVAKFRAARRMWAHIMRDRFGAKNPKSMMLRFHTQTGGVTLTAQQPENNIARVALQGFAAVAGGTQSLHTNGYDEALALPTERAAKIAVRTQQIIAHESGATDTVDPFAGSYFVEALTEEIESRAQELIAKVDELGGSVNAIEFITGEIDESAWGYQERYRLGQDIVVGVNKYEEDEIEVPDLLRVDPESENQQVGRLKAFKENRDQAVVDARLEELRGAARGTDNLLPAIKDALRDRASLGEVCGAMQDVFGKYQPTF; from the coding sequence ATGGCGACGACTCCTGCAGAGGAGCGCTTGACGGTCGCGCCCATCGTGGGCCCCGACGACCCCCGGCGCTTCACCGACTCCGGCATCGAGATCAAGCAGCTCTACACCGCTGACGACCTCCCCGACAAGCTGGAGCTCGGCGAGCCGGGCGAGTTCCCCTACATCCGCGGCCCGCACCGCGAGATGTACCGCAAGCAGTTCTGGACGATGCGCCAGTACGCGGGCTACGCGAGCGCCAAGGAGTCCAACGAGCGCTACCGCTACCTGCTCAGTAAGGGCGGCACCGGGCTGTCGATGGCCTTCGACCTCCCGACGCAGCTCGGCCTGGACTCCGACAACCCGCGCTGCCTCGGCGAGGTCGGCCGCACCGGCGTCGCGATCGACACGATCGACGACATGCGCACGGCCTTCGACGGCATCCCGCTGGACCAGGTCTCGACGTCGATGACGATCAACGCGCCCGCCGCGTGCCTGATGCTGCTCTACGAGCTGGTCGGCGAGGAGCAGGGCGTCCCGTCCCAGCAGCTGCGCGGCACCACGCAGAACGACGTGCTCAAGGAGTACATCGCGCGCGGCAACTACATCTACCCGCCCGTGCCGACGATGCGGCTCACGACCGACCTGTTCGCCTACTGCAAGGAGAACATCCCGAAGTGGAACACGGTGTCCATCTCGGGCTACCACTTCCGCGAGAAGGGCTGCTCCGCCGTCCAGGAGGTCGCGTTCACGCTGTCGAGCGGCATCGCCTACGTGCAGGCCGCGGTCGACGCGGGCCTGGCGGTCGACGACTTCGCCCCGCGCCTGGCGTTCTTCTTCAACGGCCACAACAACGTCTTCCAGGAGGTCGCGAAGTTCCGCGCCGCCCGGCGGATGTGGGCGCACATCATGCGCGACCGCTTCGGGGCCAAGAACCCCAAGTCGATGATGCTCCGCTTCCACACGCAGACCGGCGGCGTGACGCTGACCGCCCAGCAGCCGGAGAACAACATCGCGCGCGTCGCGCTGCAGGGCTTCGCGGCCGTGGCCGGCGGGACGCAGTCGCTGCACACCAACGGCTACGACGAGGCGCTGGCGCTCCCGACCGAGCGCGCGGCCAAGATCGCGGTCCGCACGCAGCAGATCATCGCCCACGAGTCGGGCGCCACCGACACCGTCGACCCGTTCGCCGGGTCCTACTTCGTCGAGGCGCTGACCGAGGAGATCGAGTCGCGCGCCCAGGAGCTGATCGCCAAGGTCGACGAGCTCGGCGGCTCGGTCAACGCGATCGAGTTCATCACCGGCGAGATCGACGAGTCGGCGTGGGGCTACCAGGAGCGCTACCGCCTCGGCCAGGACATCGTCGTCGGCGTCAACAAGTACGAAGAGGACGAGATCGAGGTCCCGGACCTCCTGCGCGTCGACCCGGAGTCCGAGAACCAGCAGGTCGGACGCCTCAAGGCGTTCAAGGAGAACCGCGACCAGGCGGTCGTCGACGCCCGCCTCGAGGAGCTGCGCGGCGCCGCCCGCGGCACCGACAACCTGCTGCCCGCCATCAAGGACGCGCTGCGCGACCGCGCGTCGCTCGGCGAGGTCTGCGGCGCGATGCAGGACGTCTTCGGCAAGTACCAGCCCACGTTCTGA
- a CDS encoding DUF2269 family protein — MTIPMPLALTFYGVVLSVHIMAVVVAFGALFAYPVVLPWARSAHPEALPILHAATSRLLKVVVQPAMVLVLLCGIYLASDADVWSESWVSVPLVILLVVGGILGAFSAPKERELAQLVAGGDEPSAAYDDLARRVVIAAYANCALVLIAIFFMTARPGA; from the coding sequence ATGACGATCCCCATGCCGCTCGCGCTCACGTTCTACGGCGTCGTCCTGTCCGTCCACATCATGGCGGTCGTGGTCGCGTTCGGCGCCCTCTTCGCCTACCCGGTGGTGCTGCCGTGGGCGCGCTCCGCCCACCCCGAGGCGCTGCCGATCCTGCACGCCGCGACGTCCCGCCTGCTCAAGGTCGTGGTGCAGCCGGCGATGGTGCTCGTGCTGCTCTGCGGCATCTACCTGGCCAGCGACGCCGACGTCTGGTCGGAGTCGTGGGTCAGCGTCCCGCTGGTCATCCTGCTCGTCGTCGGTGGGATCCTCGGCGCGTTCAGCGCGCCGAAGGAGCGCGAGCTGGCGCAGCTGGTGGCCGGCGGTGACGAGCCGAGCGCCGCGTACGACGACCTGGCCCGCCGCGTCGTGATCGCGGCGTACGCCAACTGCGCGCTCGTCCTGATCGCGATCTTCTTCATGACGGCCAGGCCGGGGGCCTAG
- a CDS encoding multicopper oxidase domain-containing protein — protein MSLSRRDLLCRLGTGSVAIAAGGGVTRAAGQAQAHAAQAPGAGPTVREYWVAARNVRWKIVPTGLDAWKDKKVKNITYDALAYVACTPNWEQPLPPVGVGDNVGIPGPVLRGYPGDTLRVHFRNEDKKYNMPHTMHPHGVGYTPDHDGTYMGRSTRPSGAVGVGQTWTYEWDVRDDAIGVWPYHDHGPMEMMSTNLGLFGAIVVRPREEPVPDVEHTIYFHMYMPTDIKARKAFSAINGRAYAGNTPSPAARVGQDVAWNVLTLGNELHTFHIHGHRWKDAAGAFSDAPDLSPSQGIRVRYREDAPGRWLYHCHVMSHMEQGMLGFYDVSP, from the coding sequence GTGAGCCTCTCGCGCCGCGACCTGCTGTGCCGGCTGGGCACGGGGTCGGTGGCGATCGCGGCGGGCGGCGGCGTGACGCGCGCCGCCGGCCAGGCCCAGGCCCACGCCGCGCAGGCGCCCGGCGCCGGCCCGACCGTCCGCGAGTACTGGGTGGCGGCGCGCAACGTGCGCTGGAAGATCGTCCCGACCGGCCTCGACGCGTGGAAGGACAAGAAGGTCAAGAACATCACCTACGACGCGCTGGCCTACGTGGCCTGCACGCCGAACTGGGAGCAGCCGCTCCCACCGGTCGGCGTCGGCGACAACGTCGGCATCCCGGGCCCGGTCCTGCGCGGCTACCCCGGCGACACGCTGCGGGTCCACTTCCGCAACGAGGACAAGAAGTACAACATGCCCCACACCATGCATCCGCACGGGGTCGGCTACACGCCCGACCACGACGGGACATACATGGGGCGCTCGACGCGGCCGTCGGGCGCGGTCGGGGTCGGGCAGACGTGGACCTACGAGTGGGACGTGCGCGACGACGCGATCGGCGTGTGGCCGTACCACGACCACGGTCCGATGGAGATGATGTCCACCAACCTGGGGCTGTTCGGCGCGATCGTCGTCCGGCCGCGCGAAGAGCCGGTGCCCGACGTCGAGCACACGATCTACTTCCACATGTACATGCCCACCGACATCAAGGCGCGCAAGGCGTTCAGCGCGATCAACGGGCGCGCCTACGCGGGCAACACGCCGTCGCCGGCGGCGCGCGTCGGCCAGGACGTCGCGTGGAACGTCCTGACGCTCGGCAACGAGCTCCACACCTTCCACATCCACGGCCACCGCTGGAAGGACGCCGCCGGCGCCTTCTCCGACGCGCCGGACCTCTCGCCCTCGCAGGGCATCCGGGTCCGCTACCGCGAGGACGCGCCGGGCCGCTGGCTCTACCACTGCCACGTCATGAGCCACATGGAGCAGGGCATGCTCGGCTTCTACGACGTCTCGCCCTGA
- a CDS encoding cupredoxin domain-containing protein has product MTHRARRGAALAAVMAVGAAVALPAISPAAPAHTKKKPHHQAAGKTREVGVESDFYDPTKLTIHVGDKVKWVWHATGLALHDVYVDSGPTEFNSPTQAAGQFSQTFKKAGTYKLYCTQHEEDMTMTLVVKRVPK; this is encoded by the coding sequence ATGACGCACCGTGCTCGCAGGGGCGCCGCGCTCGCCGCCGTGATGGCGGTCGGCGCGGCGGTGGCGCTGCCGGCGATCTCGCCGGCGGCGCCCGCGCACACCAAGAAGAAGCCGCACCACCAGGCCGCGGGCAAGACGCGCGAGGTCGGCGTGGAGTCCGACTTCTACGACCCGACCAAGCTGACGATCCACGTCGGCGACAAGGTCAAGTGGGTCTGGCACGCCACCGGGCTGGCGCTGCACGACGTCTATGTCGACTCGGGTCCGACCGAGTTCAACTCGCCGACGCAGGCCGCCGGCCAGTTCTCGCAGACCTTCAAGAAGGCCGGCACCTACAAGCTGTACTGCACCCAGCACGAGGAGGACATGACGATGACGTTGGTCGTCAAGAGGGTGCCGAAGTGA
- a CDS encoding plastocyanin/azurin family copper-binding protein has protein sequence MHRSSKVAFAAALCSLAVPGAASAATKSVFAGPPIKKAPAGVPKDGDINSFFPKAVTIHTGDSVSWKIAGFHLINIPKKGSAPSPLAVPDATKPATGVNDAAGAPFWFNGQGTPVLPSVIALGTRSGEAYTGATEFGSGLPLSAKPKPYVVTFPKAGTYTYFCQLHPGMKGKVTVVAKSKSVPSAKSDAARVKTQLDSALTTLKKLDKQKTKAANTVVAGPDSTSGPILFRFSPGTLKTKVNTPVTLTMTPGTTEDHTFTFAKNVKAAGKTAEKELLAPLGAGNPPTFAFSPKWAYPSEAPGTAVSYDGTNHGDGFLNSGVLDGSSATPFPQKFTVSFSKAGTYSYFCAIHPFMVGKITATS, from the coding sequence GTGCACCGCAGCTCCAAGGTCGCGTTCGCGGCCGCGCTCTGCAGCCTCGCCGTTCCAGGCGCTGCCTCCGCGGCCACCAAGTCCGTCTTCGCGGGTCCGCCCATCAAGAAGGCCCCGGCCGGCGTCCCCAAGGACGGCGACATCAACTCGTTCTTCCCGAAGGCGGTGACGATCCACACGGGCGACTCCGTCTCTTGGAAGATCGCCGGCTTCCACCTCATCAACATCCCGAAGAAGGGCTCGGCCCCGTCGCCGCTAGCCGTGCCGGACGCGACCAAGCCGGCGACCGGCGTCAACGATGCCGCGGGCGCGCCGTTCTGGTTCAACGGCCAGGGCACGCCGGTGCTGCCGTCGGTCATCGCCCTGGGCACCCGCAGCGGCGAGGCCTACACGGGCGCGACCGAGTTCGGGTCCGGCCTCCCGCTGTCGGCCAAGCCCAAGCCGTACGTGGTCACGTTCCCGAAGGCGGGCACTTACACCTACTTCTGCCAGCTGCACCCGGGCATGAAGGGGAAGGTGACCGTCGTCGCCAAGAGCAAGTCGGTGCCGAGCGCCAAGTCCGACGCCGCGCGCGTCAAGACCCAGCTCGACAGCGCGCTGACGACGCTCAAGAAGCTCGACAAGCAGAAGACCAAGGCGGCCAACACGGTCGTGGCCGGCCCGGACTCGACATCGGGCCCGATCCTCTTCCGTTTCTCGCCCGGCACGCTGAAGACGAAGGTCAACACGCCGGTCACGCTGACGATGACCCCGGGCACGACCGAGGACCACACGTTCACGTTCGCCAAGAACGTCAAGGCCGCCGGCAAGACCGCCGAGAAGGAGCTGCTCGCGCCGCTGGGCGCCGGCAACCCGCCGACGTTCGCGTTCTCGCCGAAGTGGGCGTACCCGAGCGAGGCGCCTGGGACCGCCGTCAGCTACGACGGGACCAACCACGGCGACGGGTTCCTGAACTCCGGTGTCCTGGACGGCAGCTCGGCGACGCCGTTCCCGCAGAAGTTCACCGTGTCGTTCAGCAAGGCCGGCACCTACTCGTACTTCTGCGCCATCCACCCGTTCATGGTCGGGAAGATCACCGCCACGTCATGA
- a CDS encoding FAD-dependent monooxygenase gives MEVDVIVVGAGPTGLMLAGELRLAGVRALVLERQPEPREIPKAGGLGGQILELLRYRGLLGRLEEASTDPHPAPRFPFGGVHVDFTHLADPPLRAMVLPQPLLERLLGERAGELGADVRRGHEVVGVRQDDDTVTADVRGPDGPYRVTARYLVGCDGPHSRVRDLAGIAFPGTTYPEVNRLGQVALPDAVTLLDGGGLDVPGVGTIPAGFTRTDRGVFALGSPDPEAVMVFTTEDELTEYDDDEPMTLDELQDSIRRVLGVELPLGEARRLSRFTFHARHAERYRAGRILVAGDAAHLFPATGVALNAGMLDAVNLAWKLAADVEGWAPPGLVDTYHDERHRAGERTLLHTRAQVALRRGEDPAAQALRELFQELFADEQPLRRIGALIGGTDIRYPPPGPDHHALTGSFAPDLGLRTDEGATSVADLMHGARPVLLDLADRADLREVADGWAPRVDVCAAETDQRPADALLIRPDGHVAWAAALDEPAEAAAGTLRAALSGWFGAPLKVPVSRG, from the coding sequence ATGGAGGTCGATGTGATCGTCGTGGGGGCCGGCCCGACCGGGCTGATGCTGGCCGGTGAGCTGCGCCTGGCCGGCGTGCGGGCGCTGGTGCTGGAGCGCCAGCCGGAGCCGCGGGAGATCCCGAAGGCCGGCGGCCTCGGTGGGCAGATCCTGGAGCTGCTGCGCTACCGCGGCCTGCTGGGGCGCTTGGAGGAGGCCAGCACCGATCCCCATCCGGCGCCGCGCTTCCCGTTCGGCGGCGTGCACGTGGACTTCACCCACCTGGCCGATCCCCCGCTGCGGGCGATGGTGCTCCCGCAACCGCTGCTCGAGCGCCTGCTCGGCGAGCGCGCCGGCGAGCTCGGCGCCGACGTCCGCCGCGGGCACGAGGTGGTCGGCGTGCGCCAGGACGACGACACGGTGACCGCGGACGTGCGCGGTCCGGACGGGCCGTACCGGGTGACCGCCCGCTACCTCGTCGGCTGCGACGGCCCGCACAGCCGGGTCCGCGACCTGGCCGGCATCGCGTTCCCCGGCACCACCTATCCGGAGGTCAACCGGCTCGGCCAGGTCGCGCTCCCCGATGCGGTGACGCTGCTCGACGGCGGCGGCCTCGACGTCCCCGGGGTGGGCACGATCCCCGCGGGCTTCACGCGCACCGACCGCGGCGTGTTCGCGCTCGGGTCGCCCGACCCCGAGGCGGTGATGGTCTTCACCACCGAGGACGAGCTGACCGAGTACGACGACGACGAGCCGATGACGTTGGACGAGCTCCAGGACAGCATCCGCCGCGTGCTCGGCGTGGAGCTCCCGCTCGGGGAGGCGCGGCGGCTGTCGCGCTTCACCTTCCACGCCCGGCACGCCGAGCGGTACCGCGCGGGGCGGATCCTGGTGGCGGGCGATGCCGCCCACCTGTTCCCCGCCACCGGCGTGGCCCTCAACGCCGGCATGCTCGACGCGGTCAACCTCGCCTGGAAGCTGGCGGCCGACGTCGAGGGCTGGGCCCCGCCCGGGCTGGTGGACACCTACCACGACGAACGCCACCGCGCCGGCGAGCGGACGCTGCTGCACACCCGCGCCCAGGTGGCGCTGCGACGTGGAGAGGACCCGGCCGCGCAGGCCCTGCGCGAGCTCTTCCAGGAGCTGTTCGCCGATGAGCAGCCGCTGCGCCGGATCGGCGCGCTGATCGGCGGCACCGACATCCGCTACCCGCCGCCCGGCCCCGACCACCACGCGCTGACCGGCAGCTTCGCGCCCGACCTCGGCCTGCGCACCGACGAGGGCGCGACCAGCGTGGCGGACCTGATGCACGGCGCGCGGCCCGTCCTCCTGGACCTCGCCGACCGCGCGGACCTCCGCGAGGTCGCCGACGGCTGGGCGCCGCGCGTCGACGTCTGCGCCGCAGAGACCGATCAGCGGCCGGCCGACGCGCTCCTGATCCGTCCAGACGGCCACGTCGCGTGGGCCGCGGCTCTCGACGAGCCCGCCGAGGCGGCCGCGGGCACGCTGCGCGCCGCGCTCTCCGGCTGGTTCGGCGCGCCGCTGAAGGTGCCCGTCAGCCGCGGCTGA